The nucleotide sequence TCCAGCTGGCCAGCCATTCCGTGAACTCCGGGTTCATCGCGTCGCGCATCTGGGCGTCGCTTGGCAACGCGGAGGACACACGCCTGGTCCTCCTGGCCCTGCTCCACGACGCCGGAATGGTGAAGGCCGGGACCGATCCCGAAGCCGAGATGCCGGCGGTTTCCTCCGAGGAGTCGGTCGATCCGACCGGTTCCCGCCTCGAGCCTGGAGCGGTCCTGCGATCGCTTGGTGCCGAGGCAGCGGGGATGACGGAGGCCGTTCGATCGGTGCACCACCTGATCCGATTCGATCTCCCCAGTGTCGAGGAGCGCGCCGGCGCGGACCAGCGCTCCCAGGTGGTGGCGCTCGCCTGCCTGGTGGAGCTGCACCGCCACGGGGTGGGGAACGGGCTTCCGATCGACCTGCATGACGTGACGTCCCTCGTCATGGAGCAGCACGGGCGCCGCTTCAGCCCCACGCTGTTCCGCGCCCTCCTGAAGGCGGTTCCCATCTTCCCCATCGGCTGCCTGGTCGAGCTGTCCAGCGGTGACCTGGCCCGCGTCGTGTCGTTGAACGAGGACAACCACTTCCGGCCGCGGGTAGAAATCACCGCCTCCGTTTCGGGTGAGGGGCAGGGAGACCGCCGCGTGATCGACCTGGCGCGCGCGCCGTTTCTGCACATCCGCCAGCGCGCCTCAGGGACGACGGCGGAGCGGGTGGCGGTGTGAGCGTGGAACGGGACGCTCTTCCGGTTCTCGAGGCCCTCCTTTCGGACGGCCACGGAATGCTCGTCCCGGTTCGCGGCCGGAGCATGCGCCCGGCGCTCGTCGAGGGGGATGTCGCGGTGGTCGCGCCGTTCCTCGGTCTCCCCCGCCCGGGACAGCTCGTCCTGGCGCGCTCTGCCGGAAGCGTACTCGTCCTGCACCGCCTGATCGACGTCGAAATGGGAACAGGCCGACGGATCTACAGGCTGCAGGGGGATGCGGAGAGCGCCCCCGACACGGGCGTCCTGCGCGAGGATCTGCTCGGAAGGGTGATCGCCGTCGAGCGCGACGGCCGCCGCATGCCCATCGACGACCCCTCATTCGATACCCCCGCTGCCGCAAGCCGGCGCGCCCTTGTCCGGCGGGGACGCCGGGTCCTGCGCGCGGTGTCGCTGGTCGTGGCGGTCCTGCTGTGCGCCCTGGGAGTCGTGGCCGCGCAGGAAGGGACCGCCGCCCCGGCGCCGCAGGAGCAGATGATCGCGCCCGCCGCCGATTACCGCTTCGGTCCGGGAGACGTGCTCAGCCTGCGGGTCTGGAACGGCCAGAAGATCGACGAGCTGAAGCTGACGGTGCAGACCGACGGCGAGGCGTTCCTGCCGGTCATGGGAATCGGGTCCATGCAGGTGGCGGGCCGGACGATCGTCGATCTCAAGAAGGACCTCGAGGCGCGCTTCCACACCATCTACAAGGAGACCCACATCGAGCTCTTGATCACCAAGTACGCCGGGCATCGCGTCAGCCTGATGGGGGAGGTGAAGACCACCGCGCGGGCCGAGAGCGGCCCCGGGAACTGGGCCCTGGAGGGACCGACGCGGCTGGTGTCGTTCCTGTCGGCGCACGGCGGTCCGGCCCAGGAGGCCGATGTCATGCGGATCCAGTTCATCCGCCCCACCGGCGAGCGCCGGGAGCTGAACCTGTTCCGCGCCGTGTTCCAGGGGGAGGAGACCGATGACCCGTGGCTGTCGAACGGCGATCTGATCTTCATCCCGTCGCTCTCCATGGGCAACCGCAAGGTGTTCGTCCTGGGTGAGGTCAACCAGCCGGGGGTGGTCAACATCATCGACAAGATGGGCCTGGTCGAGGCGATCTCGCGGGCGGGGGGCTTCACCCAGAAGGGATACCTCAAGGGGGTGGTCGTTCTGAAGCGGGGCCCGGACGGCCACGCCGCGATCACCCTCGCCAACTTCAAGGAGATGTTCAAGGAAGCGGACATGAAGGCGGACGTGGCGCTGCAGCCGGGCGACATCGTGTTCGTGCCGCGGCGCGCCATAGTGACCCTGCAGGAGGTGATGT is from Candidatus Dormiibacterota bacterium and encodes:
- a CDS encoding SLBB domain-containing protein, with amino-acid sequence MSVERDALPVLEALLSDGHGMLVPVRGRSMRPALVEGDVAVVAPFLGLPRPGQLVLARSAGSVLVLHRLIDVEMGTGRRIYRLQGDAESAPDTGVLREDLLGRVIAVERDGRRMPIDDPSFDTPAAASRRALVRRGRRVLRAVSLVVAVLLCALGVVAAQEGTAAPAPQEQMIAPAADYRFGPGDVLSLRVWNGQKIDELKLTVQTDGEAFLPVMGIGSMQVAGRTIVDLKKDLEARFHTIYKETHIELLITKYAGHRVSLMGEVKTTARAESGPGNWALEGPTRLVSFLSAHGGPAQEADVMRIQFIRPTGERRELNLFRAVFQGEETDDPWLSNGDLIFIPSLSMGNRKVFVLGEVNQPGVVNIIDKMGLVEAISRAGGFTQKGYLKGVVVLKRGPDGHAAITLANFKEMFKEADMKADVALQPGDIVFVPRRAIVTLQEVMSIIAPALGIIESIYIIDNFRKN